The Lysinibacillus irui sequence AACCTCGTAATTAGCCTGTATAATGTATGTCATTATACAATAATTAGTACGAAAAAAAGACGAGAAGGTTTCAAAGATGTTTCTCGTCGCTTTTCCACTTATATTCACTAAACTTCTTCTGTCCAGCCGTTTTCTTGCTTTACTTTACCTGCCTTCATGAGTGTTCCTAAGGCACGTTTGAATGCACCTTTACTCATGTTAAACATGTCTTGAATCTCTTCAGGAGATGATTTATCACCAAATGGCATTTTACCTCCCACACCTTGTAGATAATTCAATATTTGTTGTGCGTCATTTGAAAGACGCTCATGTTTTCTCGGTAAAAGAGATGCATTCATTGAACCATCTTCTTTTACATCGATAATACGAACAACGACATCTTGTCCTAGTCGAGGCTCTGCATTGCGCTCCGATTCATGAACAAAGATACGGTAAGGAATTTCTACACCTAGCAAAAATGAGCCCACTGGTAACAAGCGGTACGGACGTGCTAGGATATTTTTATTGTGCATATCTTCAAATGCACCTTCGTAAAGCTCCGAAATTTTTTCTTCCGTTGCTAAACGTCCAAATAACTCACCATTACGATCTGTACGCAATGTCATAAATAAATGATCGCCTGGTTCTGGCCATAACTCTTTTATAGCAGGTAGATCCTCTGCCTTTACTAAAACCTCACGTGATGTACCAATATCTACAAATGCGCCTTCACGCTCCACCACTTTCAAGACGCGCGCCCAGCCATATTCACCTTGTGTAAAAGACGGAATAGCAGTAGTAGCAGCTAAATCGCCACGGCGATCCACAAATAAAAATACTTCAAGGCGGTCACCTACAGTAAGTGGCTCTGTTACCTCTGAAGCATTTAAAGGTAGTTCTTCAACTCCATTTGTTAAAATCCATTTCGATGTTTGTTGCTCTAATACCGTTAACGTAACGACTTCACCCGATTTTAATTCGTTCATATTGACTTCCTTTCCTTCACACCATCATTTTAAAGATGGTGCTGTGTCTTAGATGCTTCCAATTTTTTCACGATGTCTGGATTCTCTTCCATTACTTGCACAAGATCTGCAATACGATCGATTGAATTCCAGCTTAAGTGATGCTCAATTCCCTCAACATCATCATAAATACGCTCTTCATCCACACCAATCATCCGTAAAAACTGCTCGAGCAATTCATGGCGCTGCACAAGACGCTTTCCAAGCTTTTCTCCTTTAGGCGTCAATGTCAGTCCACGGTACTTTTCATAAACTAAATAACCATCTTTATCTAATTTTTGAACCATTTTTGTAACAGAAGAAGGAAGAACAGATAATGCTTCAGCGATGTCAGACACACGTGCATATCCTTTGTTGGCAATTAATAAATATATTTGTTCGATATGGTCCTCCATACTTGGTGTTGGCATATCCTTTTCCCTCTCTTTCCTTTTCTTATCTCTAGTTTACTACAAGCTTGGCTTAAAAGTTAACTGAAAATACATATGCCAGAAAAACACTCGCTGTAAAACTTAAATAGAGCCCCTTCTATTAAGAAGTAGGCTCTACTTTGTGTCGAGGATACTTATTTACCACATGTAACGCATGAATAATCTCTTTGTTGATGCGCTCAATACTTTCAGGAGTATTCATTTCTTTAAATGCCTCATCTCTAGCTTCCATAGATGTAACATACTTACTTGGCAATGCGTTGAGTGTAAGTGCCACCGTGTCGAATTCACAGATTGTGCATTTACAAAATGTTTGATATTCTGGTCCTCGTAGTAAAAAGCTTACTAAACCACGCACAATTTCTTCTGTAACATTTACTAAAATAGGATCTGACATATTCAAACTTTCGCCTCATTTATATTTAATTGTTACATTACTCCTGAAACTATAATAGCCTTAATAAAAGTCTTTTTCAAGAATCACTAGTAGCATCTATTTACATATAATGTATAGTGTCAAAGTAAGGTTAATATCCTACTTATTTCTATTGATACATACCTTAATTACTACTTTTTTGTTCTTATTAGTCTTAATGAATTAAAGACCACTAATAACGTAGCACCCATATCAGCAAAAATGGCTATCCATAATGTTAACCATCCTGGGATGACAAGTAGTAACGCTATTAATTTTAAAGCTAGGGCAAATATAATATTCTCTTTAATGATCCGTAATGTTTTTCTGCTTAAGCCAATTGTGTAAGGCAGCTTTGTTAAATCGTCACCCATTAGGGCAATATCAGCTGTCTCAAGGGCAGCATCCGTTCCTGCGCCTCCCATGGCAATTCCTACATTCGCTGTGGCCAATGCTGGTGCATCGTTTACACCATCCCCGACCATTGCTACTGCACCAAACTGTGCACGTAAATCCTTAATCGCCATTAATTTTTCTTCTGGTAATAAACTAGCGCGCACATCTGTCATTTTTAATGTTGTAGCAATAGCTTGTGCAGTAGGCTCTGCATCACCTGTTAACATCACCATATGCTTTACTTTTAAGGCATTTAATTTATGCAAGACATCCTTACTTTCTTGACGCAATTGATCAGCAATTCCAATCAAGCCAATAAGTTGATCATTGGAAACAACTGCTACTACTGTTTTACCCTGATCTTGAAGTTTCTTAACCTTGTTTTCAATATTTTTATCAACAGAAGCTAATGTAGCCACCCATTTCAGGCTACCTACATATATTCTCTGGCTGTCTACAGTAGCATAGGCACCTTTGCCAGTTACTGATTGAAAATCTGTTGGTACTAGCTCTTGTAAGTTTTTATTATGCAAAGTATTTAAAATAGCTTTTGCTAAAGGATGCTGTGATTGTTTTTCTACCGCAGCCACTAATTGCAAAAGATAATCCTCGGACCGTTCATCCGTTGTCAAAATGTCTGTTACTGCAGGCTGCCCTTTAGTTAACGTCCCCGTTTTATCAAAGGCTACCGCTTCAATATGACCTAATTGTTCTAAATAAACACCGCCTTTAATAAGAACACCTTGCCTTGCAGCGTTTCCAATAGCAGTGACAATCGCAACCGGAGTAGAAACAACAAGTGCACATGGACATCCTACAACTAGCACGGCTAATCCTTGGTAAATCCAGTGTTGCCAATCCCCTACAAATAAAGGTGGAATTATAGCTACTAGAAAAGCAATGATCATAATGGCAGGTGTGTAATATTTAGCAAACCGATCAACAAATTGCTGTGAAGGAGCTTTTTCGGCCTGTGCTTCTTCAACAAGATGAATAATTTTAGCAATGGTTGTGTCCTCAACACGCTTTGTTACACGGACTTCTAGTGCACCTTCCTCATTCAATGTACCTGCAAAAACTTCATCATTTACCGTTTTATTAACTGGAATCGATTCGCCTGTAATGGCTGCTTGATTTACTGCCGATAAACCGCTAATGACAATGCCGTCCATCGCAATTTTTTGGCCTGGCTTAACAATTAGAATATCCCCTATTTGAATTTCTTCAGTAGGCAGTTCAATCTCATGGAAATGCTCACCGTGGGCTCTTTTAATAATCGCTGTTGGCGGAGCAATATCCATTAACTGACGGATTGATTGACGTGCTTTATCCATTGAATACGCCTCTAATGCTTCACTGACAGCAAATAAAAACACGACTACTGCCGCTTCTTCCCACTCACCAATAATGGCAGCTCCAATGATAGCGATGGTCATCAGAGTCTTCATATCAAATTCAAAACGTGCTAGATTTCGAAAGCCCGTTTTAAAAATACCCACACCGCCCACAAGGATAGCTAGGATAAACATTGTAATTGGAAGTGGGTTTGTTTCCCCACGCATATTAACTAATAAGTAGCCTAGAATAACAAAGAACAAAGAAATCCCTGCTAATACATTTTCCTTTTTACGGTAAAATGGTGTGGATTTTTCGAGTGTTCTTGCCACTGACTGAGTAACCTTAATGCCATCAAATGCGCCGGCTTCTTCAATTTGATTCACACTAATAGAGCCAACTACAGTTATTTTAGAAGCACCAAAATTGACTTGTGCATCTTGTACCTCAGGAATAGCCTTTACATTTTTCTCAAACTTTGCAGCACAACTCGCGCACGATAAATTTTGTAGCCTGTATTCTTGTTTAGTTGGTGTCGCTGCCATTCGCAATCCCCTCTTTCGCATGTTCATAGGCAATTGTTACGATTTGGTATACATGCTCATCCGCTAAAGAGTAATACACTTGCTTTCCTTTGCGGTGTGATTTTGCTAAATTATTGTCTTTTAGATAACGTAAATGATGTGATGCTGTTGCAACTGATGAACCAATAATAGAAGCAACATCACACACACATAACTCCTCTTCTACCTTTAAAGCATAGGCAATTTTAAGTCTAGTTTCATCAGATAAGGCTTTCAAAAACTTTGCTACACCCGATAAATCTGGCATTTGTTGCTGTACCCTTGTAACCGCTTCTTCGTTTACATGTGTCGTTTCACATATTTCCTTTGGCATTTTATCACCTCATTCAAATATTCGTTTGATTGTATTCAATGTAACATATTAATCCATCATATTCAAATGTGCATTTGAATGATAATGATTTATATCATTGTATTTTCTAGTCAATATAGAAAATTACAGAATCAAGAAAAAAAAGATTAGCGCACTTAATAAGTACGCTAATCTTTTATTACTGTGCCTTTAATTGCAATGTTTTACCTTTTATCTCTTCTTGTTTCACAAATGTTTGATGATATTCCCCTTTCGCCCAATCAAGTACCTGGTCTTGATACCAATCAGACTTTACATGTCCACTTTGACCTGGACCGACAATATGATAGGCGGAGCTTAGATCACCGACATCCACGACAAAGCGCCAAGATGCACCGTGATCCACATTACCAGCTAAATCATTGTCTGCTGCCTGCACCGTAACCTTGGAGCCGCCAATCGGTACCTTTTTAGCATTAAAATAGGCTGCAAGAATTGGGGACGCGCTCCCTAATGTGTGATCAAAAGTAAGCTGATGGAAATCCCCCCACTGCCACTTCGAAGCGTTTTTACCGAATTGATCCTCTAATTGGGCAACTGTGAGCTCGAGTGCCTTGAAAACTGCTTTATCCACGCCACCCTGTTCCTCTATCCAAATGCTTTTCTCCCCTGCATACGCTGTTCGTAAAAGCTGGTCTGTAATATTAAATTTCCCATACATAATGTTGTACATATCTTCTGGCATTTGATCTTTAAACAATACTTCTTGTAGCTTTATCATAAGTGTATGGAAGACGAGAGGTGCACCTGATTCTTTTGCATCCACCATGTCCCAATCCTCTAACATAGCAATAATCTCTGCATAATTACCATCCTGATCTTGAGCTTTTATAGAAGTTAATAAATTGGGTAAGAACTCTCTTGCATAAAGGTTATGTTGATCCATTTGTAAAGCCATCATATCCTCTACGGTGATAGAATCATTTGCCTCTAGCACTTCCTTAATTCTCTCGAAACGATAAGGTTGAGCCCAGAAATCTGTGATGTGATATGGATAGTCTTCTCCTATTACTTGGTTATTTGCTGTTGCAATAAAGCCTTCTTTTGGATTCACCACAGTTGGTAGCTCCTCCCAAGGAATAAAGCCCTCCCAACCATATTCGCTAGAATCACCTGGAACAGGTAATTGACCATCCCCTTGCTTACGAATTGGTATTTGACCATTGGCTTTATAGGCTATAGTGCCATCCTTTGATGCAAAAACAAAGTTTTGAGCTGGCGCCTTAAAATCCTCTAGTGCTTTTTCAAAGTCACCCCAAGATTTCGCCTTATTAAAGCCAAGCACCGCTCTCAGTTCTGCTGTAGATTGAAGTGCCGTCCATTGCATTGAGAATTGTGCTGTTGGCTCTGTATCCTTGAATGCTAAATCTGTCATAATGGGCCCGTGACGAGTCACAACGACTTCAAAGTCTACCGTTTCTCCATCCTTCACCTTGATAGATTCATCACGTACCTCTGCTTGCTCCCACTTACCATCATATCGGAACTGTGTTGGATCATCCGGATTTGGTATTTCAATGTATAAGTCCTGAACATCAGGACCCACATTCGTAACACCCCATGCAATTTCATCATTATGGCCTAAAATAATACCTGGAATCCCTGCAAAAATAACACCACTAACATTTTGTTCCGGCGATTGGAGATGCATTTGATACCAAATAGATGGCGTGCTTAATCCTAGATGTGGATCATCTGCTAAAATCGGTGTTCCTGATTTTGTTTTATCACCAGCTACAACCCAGTTATTACTACCGTTAAACTCATTTGGTAACAAGTCTGCATTGAATTGCCCTGCCACTGCAACAGGATTTTTTATGTTAGCCTCGATGATAGATGAGGCATTTTTAGGATATTTGATAAATAATTCTTTCGCCTTTTCCTCTTCAAAGTTTTGTAAAGCCCAATGACGGAAGGCTAATGTATTCCAATTTCCTCCTAAGTCATAAGCCATATACTTACCAATTGTTAAGGAATCAACGACGGTCCACTCCTCTGGCTCATAACCCAACAAAGCAAATTCATAACTTAATGTATTTTTTTCCTTTGCCTGTGCAATAAATGCATTTACCCCTTCAGCATACCATTCGAGTACTTGCTTACTTTCTTCATCATAAGCTGCCAATGATTTTTCAGCTGCATCACGTAAACTAAATGTACGGAAATGTTTGTCCGAATTAACTGTTGCTTCCCCAATAATTTCAGACAATCGACCACTTGCCTGCCTTCTAGCTAAGTCCATTTGAAAAAGTCGATCTTGTGCTTGAACATAGCCTTGCGCACGATATAAGTCAGCATCTGTTTTTGCAAAGATATGCGGAACTCCCTTGTCATCCCTTGTAACTGTCACATCCTGATCAAGAATCTCCACAGCCAACTCACCATCAATTACAGGCTTAGATTTATTCATAAACCATGTAAATCCAATAAAAGCTACAATCACTACAGCTGCCAGTATGCCAGCCATAACAAGCAGCCACTTTTTCCATTTAAACTTTCTCTTCCCCATCTAATACCCCCTCTTTGCACTATATTCTTGTACTACCTTCCCAACCCCTTAAAACATAGCTTAATCAACAATTTTTTTACAAATTTCCGTATGTTATGTATGTAAAATAGTCCATAAATACAAAATTTTATATTTATTCGCTATTAGAATAGTATAAACAATAAGAATTATGAAGGCTACCGTGCAATGATATTTTCATATAGAAGCTATTTTGGGCGAGGGATTCTATTGATGGGGCGTTGCCATGATCTTTGAGCGGTTTTTCTACCGGTTGAAGTGCTTTCCCTCATTCTTTGAGCGGATTCTCCCCCGATTGGAGCGCTTTCCCTCATTCTTTGAGCGGTTTCTCCTCTGATTGGAGCGCCTTCCAACCACCTTTGAGCGGTTTCTCCTCTGATTGGAGCACTTTCCCTCATTCTTTGAGCGCTTTCTCCACTAGTTGGAGCGCTTTCCAACCACATTTGAGCGGTTTCTCCCCCGATTGGAGCACCTTCCCTCATTCTTTGAGCAGAAGGTTATCCTCATTGGAGTGCTTTTCCATCTTCTTTTGAGCGATTTCCACTGCATGTGGACCGAGTTCTCTCCCTGATGGTAAGCCCCCAGCATATTAAGTCCCATTCTTGAGTGAATTCTTCATTCGAGTGTATGCAATCAAACACCCTTATGGCTTTCTAAAACGGCAAAAAAATCGTATTTTCTATAGAAAATACGATTTTTAAAACTAGAAATGTAATTGCAATTCAATTGGACAATGATCACTGCCCATAACATGAGGATGAATAGTTGCTACGTCGATTTGTTCCTTCAGCTGATCAGACACAATAAAATAATCAATACGCCATCCAATATTACGTTCGCGTACTTTATTCATATAGGACCACCATGTGTAATGGTCAGTTTCTTCAGGATGCTTATATCGGAAGGAGTCGACAAAGCCACTAGCTAATAGCTCTGAGAATTTTTCACGTTCTTCATATGTAAATCCTGAGTTTCCTATGTTCGACTTTGCATTTTTTAAATCAATTTCCGTATGTGCTACATTGAGGTCACCACAATAGACTACGGACTTCTTGCTATTGAGCTCCTGTAAATAGCAGGCTAAACGGTCTTCCCATTCTAACCGCAGTGGTAATCTTGCTAAGTCCCGTTGTGCATTAGGCGTATAAACATTTACTAAATAGAACGCTTCATATTCCAAGGTAATGATTCTACCTTCATCCTGAGAATCTTCATCTCCTACTCCATACTTAACAGACAATGGTGTGTGCTTGGTGAATATAGCTGTTCCAGAATAGCCTTTTTTCTGTGCATAATTCCAATACTGTTCATAGCCATCGAGAGGCAGTTCCACTTGTCCAGCTTGACATTTAGTTTCTTGAATACAAAAGAAATCCGCTTCTACCTGATTAAAAAACTCCAAAAAGCCTTTTCCTAAGCAAGCTCGTATTCCATTAACATTCCACGATATTAATTTCAATTCATCCTCACTCCTAAGAAAAACGCCCTCCGACTTCAGCGAAGGGCGTCATATTATAGATCATCACCAACAATTTTAACCTCTGTTTCTAACTCAATACCAAATTTCTCTTTCACGACACGTTGCACCATTTGGATTGTCTCAATATAGTCAGAAGCAGTGGCATTCCCTTTATTGACAATAAAGCCGGCATGCTTGGTAGAGACTTCTGCTCCACCTATCCCTTTACCTTGCAAGCCACTATCTTGTATAAGCTTACCTGCAAAATGACCAGGTGGGCGTTTGAAAACACTTCCAGCTGACGGATATTCTAAAGGCTGCTTTGATTCACGCTGGAATGTTAAATCAGCAATCTTCGCATCAATTTCCTCCTGCACTCCTACGTCTAATTGAAATTCAGAGGACAATACATAGTAGCCCTTTTTGGCAATAATGCTTTGACGATAACCAAGCTCTAGCTCATCTTTAGATAATATTAAAATGTCTCCTTCTTTCGTTAACACCTTAGACGAAATAATAATATCTTTAATTTCTCCGCCATATGCACCTGCGTTCATAGCCATTGCTCCTCCAATTGATCCAGGAATACCGCAGGCAAATTCAAAACCTGTTAAAGAAGCTTTTGCAGATAGCTTTGATACATCCTTGATCAGCGCGCCACTTTGTGCATAAACATGCTCACCGTTAATTCGAATTTCATCTAAGCGTGAAAACGTTACAACGATACCTCTATGACCGCCATCGCGAACAACCATATTAGATCCGTTACCTAACATTAATAAAGGAATATTATTTATATATGCATAGCGAATAACTGATGCTGCTTCTTCTTCTGATTCCGGAAGAACAAAAACATCTGCTTTGCCACCTAATTTTGTCATTGTGTATTGCTGTAATGATTCATCTAACTTAATATTGGCAGGATTAATGCTCTTTGCTAAATCCATCGCCCATTGTTCTTTTGACATGAGAGCTAATTCCTTTCTAACGTCCTTCTTACTCTACACCAGTATGGATTTAGAACCCCAATTTGACAAGTAAAATGAAGGGTATTTTTATCTCACATTACAAGACAGGTAAGACCTGTGCAGAGATGATGAATATTATAAAGAAAATTGACCATAATTCCAAGTGTCGTTTTTGGCACAAATATTACATTTCATGTTAAAGCCAACTACTTGCCCATGTTTCTATATTGCGAATCGCACCTTCTAGTGCACGACCTTTATCTGTTAATGAATACTCAACACGAACTGGCACCTCAGAATATACTTTTCGTTCAACAAGCCCCTCTTTTTCAAGCTCCTTTAAACGTTCTGATAACAAGCGTCCACTGACAGGTAATGCAGACTCAATTTCATTAAAACGCTGTGGCCCGTCTAGTAATTGATATAATATTAAACCCGTCCATCGTTTTCCAATTAAATCCATCGCTTTTGCTAAACGAGGACATAAAGTAGTCTCATTCATATTTTTCACCTCTATGTAACTATTGTAACGATTATTGCAGTAAATGTAAATTTGGAGTAACTTATTTACGTAAAATAATTAATTAACTTTTATATATTTAATTACAAAAAGTAACTTTATACATCAATATTGTCATTAATAGGGCAAAAGCGTAATAACACTGCTATTAATAAAATGCACACGTTGACAATTTTATGACTACCTCATATAAATTCATTTCGTATTATGTTCACAGATTACACTTTTTTCAAAGATAACACTTCCACAATTATGAAAAATTTATTGAATAAACCAATTACTTACTTTATCATCGTTGTAGAATGCTGTTTTAGGGGGTTTTTAAATGAAAAAATACACTATTGATTTCAGTCATTCAACAATTAGCTTTTCAGTGCGACATATGATGATTTCCCGAATTCATGGTACGTTTGAATCGTACAACGCTGACATAGTTGCCACCAATATTGAGCAAATGCAAGATACAAACATTTCTTTTACGATTGCTGTGGCTAGTGTCTCAACAAATAATTATGACCGTGATGTCCATCTCGTGTCTCCTGACTTTTTTGATGCAGACGTCTATCCAAAAATAGTATTTACCTCTACATATATTGATAAACTAAGTGAAAAAAATTTTGCGATTCACGGAGATTTAACAATCAAAAACATAACGAAGCCTATCGTATTTACAACAGTATATACAGGGAAAGGTGTCAATCCATGGGCACAAGAAGTATTTGGCTTCCAAGCAAAAGCACAAATCGATCGTCGTGATTTTAATTTAGTCTACAATACGTTTTTAGAAACTGGCGGAGTATTAATCAGTGACGAAATAGACATTGTCATAGACCTTGAGCTAAACCCTCTTTAATGTTAGTTTCTACCTTAAATGAAAGGAAGAACACATTTGCTATGGTTTGAGCATGGTTTACCATTTAAGTCTGTTTATATTTCTATCATCTTTTTAATTGTTTTTGGCAGTATCGTTGGTCTAAAAATAACCATTCGCTGATTTTAACAGTACCTGCCAAGGTTGTTTCAAAACGTACTAATATACGCGGTGGCTCAAATAATACTGGGGCATATACCTCCTATTACGAATGGAGAGGTCTTGAACTAAAAGTGAATGGCTACGACTATGGTTAACTAGTTGGCGATAGCGGAATGTTAACCTATCAAGGCAAACGGTATCAAACTTTATTAGACATAAAAAGGAGAGTAACGAATAATTCGTACTCTCCTTTGCTTTACATTATTTAATTAAATATTTAGCAAAGCCTGATTCTGTATCTCCTAAAAATTCAATACCACTATCTGCAGGAATAAACTTTTGTGCGTCTTTTGCAGTTTGGTATATCACCTTTGTATTTGCCGGGAACGGTACAAATGACCAGTTATTATCCGCAGCAGGATTAATTGTTTTATTAGTCATAATATAATCAACAACAGCTTGACGATTTTCATAAGCATAGTTTGTTACATTGGAGCCGTCAGCATTTTTGAAAGTCGCCCCATATGAGCCACCAACACGGTAATTGTTTGTGATAATAATAAATTCTTGTTTTAAATCAATTGGCTTACCATTATATTGTACATTCTTAATACGATTTGCCTTTTCATCAGTAAGATTACCACGGCGATCATATTTAGCTGGTGATGTCACATCAATTTGATATGTTAAACCATCTAACACATCAAAATTATAAGAGCGTGCTTCTGGATCAATAATATTTTGTTCTTCTGTTTTATTCGGGTCAATTGTTGCAAAAATACCTGCAGCCATCTCTAGCCATTCAATCGCTTGAGCGCCTGTCACTTTAATAGTAGCAACAGTATTGTCATAGTGATAAATGTCGGCCATATTTTTAATAGCAAGTGGCCCTACAGGAATGTTTGTATAATCCAATGGGTTATTTCGAGATCCTGCTTTGAAAGGTGCACCAGCTGAAAGAATTGGTGTCTTTTCATCAGCAGTGCCCTTTAACTCTTGTTCAATAAACCATTTTTGAGCTTGTGTTACGATTTGAATAGAAGGATCATCTTGTACCATTGAGAAATAACTATGGATTGGCGCAGTTGTTTCTCCAACAGGCTGACGGATGTATGTTAATGTGCCTTCATGTGCTTCTTTTATAGCATCCAACACGGTTGTTGATGGTTGTAAGCCTTCTTGCTTGATCGATTGTAATGAACCTTTGCCATCTACCACAACCCACTCTGAGCCTTTTTGTTCCAATTTTAGATCAATGACACCAAGATGGCTACCATAGCTACCTGCCATTACAGTAGGAACACCATGAATTGTACCCTTTTCTTGATCGACATCTTTCAAATCCTTATAGTCACCAGGGAATGTTAAATGAGAGTGCCCTGTAATTAAAGCGTCGATGCCTTCGATTTCTGCAAGCTGGTAACCAACATTTTCAGCACCTTTTACATAAGTGTCCTCTCCAATACCTGAATGTGAAAGAACAACAATGATATCTGCTCCAGCCTTTTGCATTTCTGGTACTACCTCTTTAACTGCTTCGACTGGTTCTTGCATTTCAACTTTACCTGCTAAATGAATGGCATCCCATTCAACAATTTTGGTTGGGACAATGCCTGTTACACCAACTTTAAGCGTATGCTTCTTGCCTGTACTATCAACCACTTCTTTATCAAGAATAACATAAGGTGTATACATGCGTTCTTTTGTTTTTGCATCATAAGTATTAGCATTCACTACAGGATATTTTGCATCATTTAATACTTCATCTAAAAAGTCTAGACCATAGTTAAATTCATGGTTTCCTAATGTTCCACCATCATATTTCAATGCGTTTAGTGCTGCTATAGCTGGATGAATTTCACCCGGCTTTAAGACACTTTCTAATGCTTTATAAGAGCCAAGTGGTGTACCTTGAATTAAATCTCCATTATCGAATAGTAATGTGTTTGGATTTTTAGCGCGTGCTTGTTCAATTAATGTAGCTGTATTCGCTAAACCAACCTCAGATGACGGTGCATCAAGATAGTAATTGTAATTAGCTAAATTGGTATGGATATCTGTCGTTCCTAAAATTTGAAGGTCTACTGACACGCCAGTTGAAGGTGCTTTGTATTCTGCTACAAAGCGCTCTACAATACTCTCCATTTGCTCTTTCGTTACAAAATCGCGAGGGCGAATAGTATTATCCTCAAATGCTTGCAAAATATTTGCAGCGACAGCATTAGCTAAGTCTTGTTTATATGCCTCTGCTATTTGATCTGCATCCTTAAATTGCTCTAAAACAGAGAGGGAAGCGTTTTCACTAACTAGTCCACGAGCGGATATAACAAATGCTTGTTGACGAGTTAATTGATCGTCTGGACCAAATGTAGTAGCTGTTTTACCTTTAATAAGCTTTAATTGTACGGCCTTTTCTACATAGGGTGCTAAATCTTTAGAGACATCGGTAAATGGAAGAGAAGATCCATCTCCTAGCTCTACATCTAAACTTTTTACTAATTCTTTTACATAATCTGCACGTGTTACATCATTGGAAGCAGCATCAGCAGAGAGCCCAAATGGTATAAACGCGAATAGAACTAGTAACATCGCAAAGAAATTAGCTATTAATTTCTTGTTCATACAACAACCTCCTTAATAATCAAGTATTTTCCTACAAATCCTATTATATTAAACTAACTCTATTTTTTACTGAATAAAAAGTCCTAAATATATGTATTTTTAAAAGAATGGGTATTTACTTTTCTCCGAAATAATA is a genomic window containing:
- a CDS encoding bifunctional 2',3'-cyclic-nucleotide 2'-phosphodiesterase/3'-nucleotidase, producing MNKKLIANFFAMLLVLFAFIPFGLSADAASNDVTRADYVKELVKSLDVELGDGSSLPFTDVSKDLAPYVEKAVQLKLIKGKTATTFGPDDQLTRQQAFVISARGLVSENASLSVLEQFKDADQIAEAYKQDLANAVAANILQAFEDNTIRPRDFVTKEQMESIVERFVAEYKAPSTGVSVDLQILGTTDIHTNLANYNYYLDAPSSEVGLANTATLIEQARAKNPNTLLFDNGDLIQGTPLGSYKALESVLKPGEIHPAIAALNALKYDGGTLGNHEFNYGLDFLDEVLNDAKYPVVNANTYDAKTKERMYTPYVILDKEVVDSTGKKHTLKVGVTGIVPTKIVEWDAIHLAGKVEMQEPVEAVKEVVPEMQKAGADIIVVLSHSGIGEDTYVKGAENVGYQLAEIEGIDALITGHSHLTFPGDYKDLKDVDQEKGTIHGVPTVMAGSYGSHLGVIDLKLEQKGSEWVVVDGKGSLQSIKQEGLQPSTTVLDAIKEAHEGTLTYIRQPVGETTAPIHSYFSMVQDDPSIQIVTQAQKWFIEQELKGTADEKTPILSAGAPFKAGSRNNPLDYTNIPVGPLAIKNMADIYHYDNTVATIKVTGAQAIEWLEMAAGIFATIDPNKTEEQNIIDPEARSYNFDVLDGLTYQIDVTSPAKYDRRGNLTDEKANRIKNVQYNGKPIDLKQEFIIITNNYRVGGSYGATFKNADGSNVTNYAYENRQAVVDYIMTNKTINPAADNNWSFVPFPANTKVIYQTAKDAQKFIPADSGIEFLGDTESGFAKYLIK